Part of the Capsicum annuum cultivar UCD-10X-F1 chromosome 12, UCD10Xv1.1, whole genome shotgun sequence genome is shown below.
GGTatgctaggtttaatgagtagaagatcgtgttattttatattttcataatttagaattgatgggaaaAAGCATATCTAGGCCTAAGGGCATGGAGTTaaggtggataaagacacgagtacttaactttaatcccaaaaactatattattggttgattatgtgatatttatgatattatgtgttatgtgtccaaaaggagattgttgtaaataTAGTATATGAACATGACGTTTTTTgtttagttgttctagtgatgaacctagttgagttataatggtattaagttgtatgtattgCGCAATAatagagataatacccaattaccctcCTGAACTATACCCCAAAGGGCTATgccacacctcaacttaaagggggtcctattacccctgaactaattaaaagtggaattttcacccccttagtgcctatgtggcacatacgtgtgcctaTGTGGACACtttagtgtgttgtgccacgtaagTGCCACGTATATGTCACATAGACACTAAGGGGGTGGAAAttccacttttaattagttcggggtaataggaccccctttaagttgaggtttggtatagcctttttgggtatagttcaagggggtaattgggtattttctctgcaataatatgatgaggaaaattatgctaagatcgaatattgatgagcatagtaatatcaaagggatagatgacttgaattagtatgatgattgtattatgtggaaagaggCAGAGGATAATGATACACgtgaatgtgctagttataggtggtgatgttagaacccaaATTGTGATATTTAAGAagatgatgatatttttttataattaatgagtaattaaggctccaatagtgacttatatgcataagaattaaatagtgatttatgttatgatattcttgttttgattttgataaaaatactatatctattggatgtccatgagaggctaaattggtgataatgatggtttattgaattgtgcctatgagtggcttatttgataatgataactccttaaaaCAATGATATGAATACTTGTTGactggtattcggacatgcttgataTTGTTGATATTTGGATTGTTAATGCGTGTATAaaggattattgaaaatttactcgATAGAATTATCTTATGACATTAAGTGTACTTATAAATTtcgtacattgtgttgtatgttgtgaggttgtgtaaatttgatcttgataatacttgtttatgttggatcgggtaccatgccggtacgaatatgtatatgttggatcaggtaccacaccggtacggatgtgtatatgttggatcgggtatcacgccggtacggatgtgtatatgttggatcgggcaCATGCCTGTATGGATGTGTATatattagatcgggtaccacgcctgtacggatgtgtatatgttggattgggtaccacgccggtacggatgtgtatatgttggatcgggtatcacgccggtacggatatgtatatgttggatcgggtacatGCCTGTATGGATGTGTATatattagatcgggtaccacgcctgtacggatgtgtatatgttggattgggtaccacgacggtacggatgtgtatatgttggaatggataccacgccggtacagtacatgaacatagattgctccctacaggtcatgactatttgggcaaaaataagtcccatagaaTGTGTGTACAgatttgtgttgagtctgtggatgtttacagtatggttgatactcttgattgCTATATGACTTGTTTGTGAGCACcgtttgattttttattgttttattgtaagaagtttttgaaaaagtttactTACTAATATTTAATTTACGTTATTATATTCAATTcagtattttcttaaaatcaGAAGTCTTCTGCATATTTTTAGCTGGGtagtaagggttctcctagctacttagaatagtgTAGGTGCCCGCACGATCCGTTAATCTGGGTCGTGACAATTCTATTCTACAAAAATTACTCTATCAAATTATTACGAAGAAGAGAATTGTAAAGGAATTAAAAATTTATCTTATCTGCTACGTGTATTAGCGTGTAATATTCTTTTAGTAAACATTAGTGGACAGGCGTGCGTTCATGTTCGTAGTTATGAGTGCCTTGTCTTGTTGTCCATAGTAGTCATAGTGTTAAATTTGTAGTTTTTTATTCTTGAAGTTTTGTTGATGTCTATTATTTCAGGTAGATCAATAATAGTACTATTGTGTGATAGTTTTGTGCTGTTACTATCTATTGATTTGTTACCATTTCTTGCTTCTTGTACTCTTATTAAGAGTATTGTTTTGTTGTGAGTCGGGattctatcggaaacaatctctcttCATCATGTCTGAAGTAaaggtatgaactgcgtacactctatcctacCCAAACACTACTTTATAGAAatatactgaatatattatttttgttgttgttatctcaTTTTACATAACAATCATTTACTGAACACGAGTTTGagatattatatataattttttgtttcatTTCCGATCAAATGTCCAATCTGCACAGAAAAATAAATTGAAGTCAGCATATTTCAAACTAATTAATATACTATGTCATACGTTTTTATAGTTGAAATTTATTAGTTTTACAATTTTTTACTTGCAAGGTTTTTGGTTAAAATAAAGATACAAAAATATACgaaagatcttatttgaagagaAACTATTTAGTACTAATATTAGAGGCGCATTCAGAACTTAACAGTCGTGTAACGAAATGTTGAAGATAAATTATcaaaagatatttaaaaattgaatataacAATTAAATTGGATACTAGAATGTATCTCACAATGAATAGAACTGATTtgtttttatattgtatttttttatttggagtaGTCTACTAGATTGGtcgtcaaaaaagaaaaagtcgACTACATTGAGGTGATATAATTACAATCTATGACCCATAGGAGTCGTTTGGTACGAGAGATAGGTATAATAAATTCGGCAGAAAATTTGCGAATTATATTATATCTTAACCCAATCACATCTCATGCATCAATCGACCCTTATAGATCagtttgatttatttaataagtctTATTACTTTGttatatatcaattatataaataaaatactattaAAATTTCTATTATAAGATTTTGCTGCTTAAAGTACccaaatgaaattatttttttaccaaaatttgttatgtttattttgttaaaattaatAGTTTCTTTTTCATGGCAAAATGAAATGGTGAGGTGGGCTGGTCGGGTTGGATTTAGTGGACCCAAGTTTTGATATGGAAAAAGGGGGCCCTAGGATTACAAAAGTCCATAGGTTGGCCTAAAGACATTATTAATCAAGAAGCCCAAGAGCAACACAACAGGAAAACTTACTAAGCAATATTATTGTGGTATTGAACGGGAGCCTTGAAGTAATTGGTaaaattgttgtcatgtgattAGGAGATCaggggttcaagccttggaaacaactcTCTGCAAAAATGCAAGGTAGGACTGCGtataatacacccttgtggtggggctctTCCCCGAACCCTACTTTGGTGCACCAGAttgtcctttttttaaaaaattatggtgGTATTAGAATTAGGTTcatttcaatttcttgattttgacATGGTTCTTCTTATATCATCTTATACAATTCTCAACTTATGAACTAACTTTTGCGGTGAGTTAGATTCAATATCTATTTCTTTTCATAGTGTCAAATATTAATTTGTCCCTTGGCCTTTTTACACATTTCTTGTGCGTCCTCGCACTCATAGTCACATGGGTCTAAAGATTCAATCTCAAAGCAGTACTAAAGACTAGACAAAAGAAGAACTAAAACTAGAATTCTTCGCCCCTCCTCCCCCACTCCCCATACCAAGAAGCAAGTTCAGAACATTAGGATAATGGGGTCAAACAAACTCCCTCTTTTGTTAAGCAAATTTGTATCTTGCCATCAAAAACAGTAATTAATGGTAGTTTGTTAACCTAACATCATGACCTTAGGTTAGGttacaaaatttgacattttgaaaCAATATTATATAAAGGGACAAAACTTGGGTAGACAAGCTAAAACATCATGTGTAACATTATGATTAATTGTCActtgaagaaaaataaatgtgaatcccaaaagtaaaattttgaCTATAATGTTGAAAGTTCTCCCATTCTCCTTGTGAATAGTGTTGGGCCAGAACCCAATGACCAAAGGAGGCTGAAATCGTGTAACTCATAGGTTGATtcagaattttaattttatcaatattgaataaaaatataacgtcaattttttttttactactaTAGTTACTATTATACTTGTAATTTGttcttttcatttaaatttttggacTTTATACATATAGTAATTCaaattgaaaacaaaaatttTGCATTATTGTACATAAGTACATCCACCCAAAGGTGATAGAATAggactttaattttgtttttgttttggaatTAAAGTTGGAATGCTTCTCTCTGGTCTCTTTTCACTTTTTGTGTGTATGGTGGctattatttttctcaaagtgTGCATGGAAATTTCTTATGATGACTGAccataagtttttctttttgttttgtttcttatCGAGTGTCCAATATCATGTTGAGATCTCGATAATTTagattcatgattcataaaactcaaaaaagttataaaaaaatcaaacgaGTCACGATTTTATTGTCAATGGAAGGGGATTACATTTGAACGGGGAGGACTAAACATGTCCTTGCCTTCTTAGTGAGTGATATATATAAGATGGAACCCAAAAAATTCATATGTTGCGGGACAATAAACAAATACTTTGAGGAGAAATGTTTATTTCATTTTCACGATATGAATTCAAGTCTTttgataataataaattaaatctgACTATATATCACACCATAATTCTTGGTGGTGATTGGGACATACTTCTAAGTAATTGCCAAGATGTTTCTAatggaaaaatatattaaatctaaAATTACTAAGTCAACAATTTCTCATGTACGATTTAACAACCCCAAATACCATCTTGAATTTTTGATTCAATAAGAAATGTCAAGATTTTATGCCTAACAAGTAGTTGCATCCCTCTCTGCcctattaaatattaattattggCACTGGATCTTTTTGTTTCTCCGGACGCCGGAGTTTGGTACCCACATTGAAACCTTGATTAATTTGAATTGCACACttcaaaactcattttggggAGAATTTTCCCTATATTCAGGATTCGAATTCAAGATCTTTGATTAAGGATGAAGTAATTTCATCACTACACCACAACCCTTGTTATGTCACTGGATTTTATTAACTAGTAATATCAATTATCAACTATTTATTGTCAccttatatattttattcattatatcaATAAAGTCGATCATATTTTCCCACTATTCTGGACACCTAGAATTCCATTctgttcaaaataaaataactgaaatattaGTACTATTTTGGGTTCCGCAGCTAACTTTGTGAGTCAATAACCATATTGGATTTCCTAAAGAGGAGAGGTATGTTTCACAAATATAATTCTGCCAAAAGGTTAATTCTAAATATACACACATGTAATTATACCCTCTAAATAGATTTACGAGAGAGTTGCCCAGATGATAAATATTCTTCACTTTTAACTCAAAGGTTATAAATTTGAGTCATCATCGGGGAAGCAAAAAAGGATGgaactccttggaaagagtaaaaaaataattagtatttGATTGTTTTCGTGTTATGagtaaatttttttcatttctatttcttttatgtattgttaggtcaaaaattttgaaatataattttttttacaaatacaaGTCCTTTAAAAATTAGCAAAATGACTCCCAACTGGAACTATAAAAAAAAAGTCGCACAAGTGATATTGCACATTGACTATATCCGCTTTGCCCTCCGACACACATCATCTTCACCTTAACCTCCACTTTCGTAGCCTCCATCTCCATTACCTCcatctcataataataataataatatatccaGTATTATCCCACAAATAAAATGCGAAAAAGACCTTGTAGAGGTAGAGAAAAGAAGTATTGATCACCAACTCAAgtaaagtataataaattaaaataagtatGAATCACAttgaaacataataaaaaaattacttttaggataattttttctagtaagtactaaacataaaaaacatattttacgagaaaatttttttcaataaaacatTTTCATTTTATACCAAACACATCCTTAATCTGTTCTTTTTAACTAAAACGGATATGACTCTTTCctcccttttttttaaaaaatttttgttGTGAGTCATTCGTTCCACTAATAATTAAGATAAGGCACAATAAggggtaaaaaggaaaaaaaaaatgtcactctaagttttatttttgttgcGACTTCGTTCCACTAATAATTAAGATAAGGTAAAACAAGaggtaaaaagtaaaaaaaagaaaaatgtcacactctaagttttatttttgttgtgaGTCATTCGTTCCACCAATAATTAAGATAAAGTAAAATAAGgggtaaaaagtaaaaaaaaagaaaaatgtcactcttaagttttatttttgtcGTGAGTCATTTTTTCCATTAATAATTAAGATAAGGTAAAATAAGGggtaaaaagttaaaaaaaaaaaaatgtcacttACGCTAAGTTATCATATTTCATCATACATATATGTCATGCGTCAACCACCATAAAAGATGAAGCACTATACATTATTGACTTTCTTTGAAATTCTACACTATGACCAAATCGTTTTAGCCTTGATGAAGTCGTCAATCTaccatttataatttattataatagattaaattataataatattaaaaaaaaaaaattgtactgTTAAATGTTAATATATACAAAttaattaaacacaataattgaAAGTAGCACTTTATAGCTGCTTTTCCTTCTTTGGTGCACTTTGTTTTTAAGATGTCTATCTAAAAACTATTATTCACAAACATCATCGTTGGATTGCTATTATAATAAGCTTCtccaaaaagaaaatattattcaCAAACATCATCGTTGGATTGCTATTATAATAAGCTTCTCAAAAAGTTTTTTCTTAACTCTTTCCTTTGTAAACAAATCTGCTAAAATTACATGTTTTTCATTCAGTGTTCGATACTCGTATTAAAGCCTGATTAATTCGAATTTACCCTATGTAGGATCCATTCGAGGATAGCGCTCCCTACTAAGGATTTTTCATATCCAGggctcgaacccgagacctctaGTTAAGGAAGGAACAACCCCATCCACTGCATTATATCCTTTGATGGTCAAATATGTAGAATTGACTAAGATTGTGGGAagctaaaaatatttaatttcttaaagaaaCATTTATTTTATAGAGTTATATGTTAAAAGCgaaactttaaagaaaaaaaaataggtgtATTTGAATAATTATAACAAAAATGTTTTGTCAAAAGTTGAACAAAATATATATTGTTTTCAAAATTATAGTATTGACAAGCACgtttctttaaattaattatcCAAACACTTGCAAACGACtaatctcaattttattttattttttcaaaaaactcTTCTGAcaaaaaatataccttttttaattattttttttaataatttgaccAAACAACTAATTTAATTTGTCAGTGGATCTTAAGACCAAAGACAAAGTAAGACACCGCGTGTATTTGGAATTTATTTACGTTAACCCAAACTTTGACAATTGAAAatcttatatattttatttaaagatatgGGAAGAgcagattatttatttattaaattatcgaTTAGTTTACTAATTCTTCCATTAGGATAAACTGTGTTCCTTAATTGAAAATGTCAGCTCTCtattagggtgtgtttggtatgagaaaaatatttttcaatttttttatatttgattgatcaaaatttttgaaaatagttttttatttttagaaaagtaAGTTCTttaataatgagaaaaataattcttCATATAAAAGTTAGAGAAAACAAGCTCATAAATGACAATCTACACTAATTATTGGCTCCTTCTTACACTCCAACATAATCCGTTTCAACCACCCTCAGGCAGAAATGAGTTCAAGATTTAAGCTTTATaagttcaatttaaattttttggcgTAAAATTCATGATATTTTAAGGTAAATAGTTCATATCTACTGTTTAATATTgtacaattttaatatatttttatacatcaaTTTATATTACGCATTAGAAATACAGAATTCAGAGGAACCCAACCAATACTAGTACCCCCACCACCCCCACCCCTAGTATTTCACtagattataaataaatatttttaaaataatacttttttatatatttacaaATAAACACACACCCAAAAAATGAAACAACCTAActaaaatttgtagaaaatattttccttcatacatCGAGGGTCTACCAAAATAATCTCTCTAGCTAACCTTCGAGGTAGTATAGTAGGaattgcgtacactctatcctctcTGAATTccttgtgggaatacactgttGAGTTAGAAATTGAGAGGACGTCGTGCAGAAGCTTAAAGTTGCAAATTATGGAGATGATAAtttagatgacaaagaaaaactaaacaaaaaatataatattattgatatgtttggccaattgacctacatattaaaattaattttaaaaacataaaaattatttgagagaaaatctctccctaaacaataCTCCTTTGAGATCTATATTGTGGATACTACAAAATCCAAAACTAATAGAAAAGCGATCTTCtatttattcacaaaatcctaaATAATAAACCTAATAGAAAAGAGATTTTTTCCAACAAGGAAATCTTTTTCCAAGAAAAGTAATTCTAATCCTGGTAGAATATCAGGTAAAGTAGGAAATTCAAGACAAATCCTAACATACACAGGTATGATGCTGTTGTTGTGTTTTCCTTCacaccaaacacacccttagagACCATACAGCTATATAAATATAGACAAAAATGAGAATATCATGATTATATGATCAAACTATTCATACACATTTCTTCTAAGTTATAACAAGCATTATTTATTCTCTATGGCGAACAAGAATGAAGATATTTGTAAAGATTACTTCGAATTAAAGCCACAAGAAGCTAGTTACTTCGATTTTATTCGAATTTTTTATTCTAATAATTTAGATAAACGTATTTTCTTCAATGTATCGACCGGAGTTGCAACGACGATCAGAGGTTTTCGCCGTCGATGGCTTATTTTTATCTCCATGGTCATGCagagattgttatttttgttcaaAAATCCCATGGCTAATTTAGGTTCTTTTGTAGAGCTCTTGCAGAATTATCCTtcttttaatggtggttttcttcaacttttcttgAATATATTACGAGGTATGTAGTTATTTcgattatttattctttttttcttttgattgttGTTCAGAGTTGATTTTTCGAATGATCACTACCAAAGATGTGGAATTTTGATGGAGATTTTTAGATGAATACCGTCGAAAATTGGCTGTCGAAACTTAGAAATGtagaaatttttcctaaaaccaTTACGTCGAAAATTTCATACTCTTAGTTGATTACACTGCTTTGAGCGGATGATTTGTCGGAAATGATTTTTTTATCTCTTAAGACCTCACTTGTGAAATTATATTGAATAcatgtattattatttattgctgTAATCATCTTATTTGAGAACTTTTACAAAGTCTTTGTTTCTGAAATAATGTTTTTAAGTCAAATTAATAGcctttcttgatattctttaaacaTGTGGAATAGTTTCTGAATTTTAATTTCTCCACCTTTTCAAATTTTTCTGGTGGAAATTTGTATAATTGCTTTAAACATGCAAGTAAAATGAAGTCAAATGCATGTTTCATGCACACACAAGACATGCATTAATTCTGATTTAGAAATTTGAAATGTATGTCTTCTTTGACTTGCTTTGAATAATATCTATTcggcttaattttattttttggatctcTCACCGCTCTATGTTATTTACATTGGAACCCAATTAAATTCAAATTAGGCTCAAATCCAAAACCTCCGATTATAGGTGGAGGGATCCAACCATTCCACCGCAACCCCATGTTGGTGAAACAAAATTAAGTCGAACAATGAAAATGTCATGATGCGTACATTGCAGAATTATATTAAacttctacttatttttttttctttatgtgtaTTGTCTATTTGTAAATTCTCGATATTGTCagtgtatataaataaaatattttgcaaTATTATTGTAGGAAAAGTTGTAAGGCCGGAAAAGTCATCGGAAAAGTTCATGTCGATGATTGGAAATCTTGATATGAGAGTGGAATTagacaagacaataaaatttggGGACAGAAGATATAGTCCACACATATCAATTATGGCTGCTAAATTATCTTATGAAAATGAAGCAGTAAATAGGACAGTAATTCAACATCATTGGCAGGTAAATTATATATTACACTTTATAATGTATggttggtgattttttttttaaaaaaattataaagcaaTCTTTCCTTTATGGCAAAGAAATTATTGACGAAATATGTacaaattgtgttttttttttcttcagatgCACTTCTTGGGGTTGTACAATTTCTGGAATGGTAAGTTGATCTCAGTCTTTCACTCTTGCTAAAGGTATCAAATGACTGGGTTGAACTGAATTTGAATGGATTAAAATTTGAGCGAGTTTAGCAGTATATACACACACTTTACCACGTCCAAGTGCAAATTAAGATAGGATTTCACTTATATATACTGATAGCGTAAAgttcttgagccgagggtctatcgaaaataatctcTCCACCTCTAGATAGTGGGGTAAGTCCCGCGTACACTAAATCTGCTTTGCTTTTTCCAGACTCCACTTTGTGAGATTAGCTATGAAGTTGTATACTGATAGTGTAAAAATCTTTAATATTTTGAATGTATTTTACTTAAAACAGTAGGTTATTTGCTTAATTTTTTAGATCACTAAATTGGTGGAAAACGTAATATGAAATGCAGGTTGGTGGAAAAACAATAACAATTTAGGTAGGTGACCACTGACCGGTTTAAGTTAATTATATAATTAGTAATATATTTCATTTTAGGTGAAGTGATGTCCTCGAAATGCATTACATTGAGTAATTTTATAAGCTAAGTAGTATTTAACGTTATTATTAAGGCAATTagaacttaattaattaattaactaattaaataagCAATGTATTTGGGGGGATTTTCATGTGCTATTAGCTAGCATAAACTATTTTAATACATTGAGATCCGAAAAGTACGTTTTGATCTTTTGCTCCTTTGATTGCAAAAATAGGTGTTGTTTTAGCTCATTCATgtcagaaaaataataaatacaaaatataattatattttagctAGCCTTATAGTACAAAAGAATCATTTATACTATCATTATATACAATCGCCAAACTATATATGGTGAAATAGCTTCAATGGGATCTCCTTCCTCAGCAAAAAGTGTAATGGTATAATAGGTTGAAGAAGTTTGTACACATATACCTAGTTGAATCCTCTTTACATAAAGTAAAACTTTCATCGTAACAGTTCTTAATCCCTTGTTTAAATTTCTGACTCTGCGAGTAATGATATATGTAGATAttagagataagcatccagtaccctTTGAACTATGACTAAAGTTGTTACGATGCACTCCAACTtcaagggtcctattacccccatgAACTTagttttagcgtatttttatcacccttttatGCTAGCGTGGGAcccctttattacataaaatgagaccCACGTTAAAGGTGCCACGTTAGCTAAATCTAAAAAGGCTGACGAAagatgtcacgtcagctaaaaataatgacaaaaacaCACTAAAGTTTAGTTCGGGGTAATAGGACCCCATGTATTaccccgtgaagttggagtgtgtcgtagtaaatttgatcatagttcaggggtatAAGATGCTTTACTCTagatattaaattcaaaaaaatgaaaaacaaagtgagattaatttttcttattctttttttttttttttggcagcTTACGAGGAACAAAATTCAACCCAAGCCATAATGTTTCAAGAcaaaattgaagatccaaatttaATTGTGGTAGCATTTAGAGGAACAAATCCATTTTATGCAAATGCATGGATTACAGATATTGACCTATCATGGTATGATCTTGAAGGCCTAGGTAAAATCCACGCAGGGTTCATGAAAGCCCTAGGATTACAAAAGCCCATAGGTTGGCCCAAAGATATAGAAGCCCAACaacaaaataatagtagtaaagtATTTGCATATTACAAAATTAGAgaagttttgaagaaaatattgggAAAAAATGAGAAAGCAAAGTTTATAGTAACAGGACATAGCTTAGGTGGTGCATTAGCAATTTTGTTTGCAAGTGTGTTAATATTGCATGAAGAAGAGTGGTTATTAGATAAATTGGAAGGAGTTTACACATTTGGACAACCAAGAGTTGGTGATGAAAATTTTGGGAAATTCATGATggagaaattgaagaaatttgaTGTGAAGTATTTTAGGTATGTTTATTGCAATGATATGGTGCCAAGATTGCCTTATGATGATAAGACTCTCTTCTTCAAGCATTTTGGATCATGTCTATTCTACAATAGCCTCTACGATGGTCAGGTAAACTTTCTAATTCGCTCAATGTGATTGCTTTCGGCCAGTACCAAATTCAGAATTTTAA
Proteins encoded:
- the LOC107851852 gene encoding triacylglycerol lipase OBL1, producing MANKNEDICKDYFELKPQEASYFDFIRIFYSNNLDKRIFFNVSTGVATTIRGFRRRWLIFISMVMQRLLFLFKNPMANLGSFVELLQNYPSFNGGFLQLFLNILRGKVVRPEKSSEKFMSMIGNLDMRVELDKTIKFGDRRYSPHISIMAAKLSYENEAVNRTVIQHHWQMHFLGLYNFWNAYEEQNSTQAIMFQDKIEDPNLIVVAFRGTNPFYANAWITDIDLSWYDLEGLGKIHAGFMKALGLQKPIGWPKDIEAQQQNNSSKVFAYYKIREVLKKILGKNEKAKFIVTGHSLGGALAILFASVLILHEEEWLLDKLEGVYTFGQPRVGDENFGKFMMEKLKKFDVKYFRYVYCNDMVPRLPYDDKTLFFKHFGSCLFYNSLYDGQVLEEEPNKNYFSLFWVLPKVLNAVFELIRGFILPWIKGSDYKQSWSEIIFRMVGLIIPGLSAHGPVDYVNLTRLGTILHLPQLQESLKHD